One stretch of Pseudobdellovibrionaceae bacterium DNA includes these proteins:
- a CDS encoding exodeoxyribonuclease VII small subunit produces the protein MDFEKKLGRLEEIVQKMEKGELALEDSLKLFEEGVRLSRECQTQLTAAEAKVKQLTGFDGDGRPVTQDFKSEE, from the coding sequence ATGGACTTTGAAAAGAAACTGGGACGTTTGGAAGAGATCGTCCAAAAGATGGAAAAGGGCGAACTCGCCTTGGAAGATTCGCTGAAGCTGTTCGAAGAGGGCGTGCGCTTGTCGCGTGAATGCCAAACCCAGTTGACGGCGGCGGAAGCGAAAGTGAAGCAATTGACCGGCTTCGACGGCGACGGCCGTCCCGTCACGCAAGACTTCAAGAGCGAAGAGTAA
- a CDS encoding polyprenyl synthetase family protein, whose amino-acid sequence MLDQFPGPLELIEDAAREWVAEYEARTEQTGMTRLSESMAYSLLTGGKRTRPVLGILLAEAFGVRPQRVLPWVLAVELIHTYSLIHDDLPCMDDDDERRGRPTNHVVFGESFALLAGDTLLTEAFGHIARRYNTDPGKAIRLVQLLSEAAGYRGMAGGQALDLEAQKELPTREGLLDMHARKTGALFRVICEGVTVAIGSEAPAQEAARDFGAALGLCFQLADDILDSTHEVEKGSLPDLIGVAATQELLAAETARALAQLERLGVRQGPLVEIVKWNQIRKI is encoded by the coding sequence ATGCTGGATCAGTTCCCGGGACCTCTCGAACTTATCGAGGACGCCGCGCGCGAATGGGTGGCCGAGTACGAAGCCCGCACCGAACAAACGGGGATGACCCGTTTGTCCGAGTCGATGGCGTACTCGCTGCTGACCGGAGGCAAACGCACGCGTCCCGTGCTCGGGATTCTGCTGGCCGAGGCGTTCGGCGTGCGCCCCCAGCGCGTGCTGCCCTGGGTGCTCGCGGTCGAACTGATCCACACCTACTCGCTGATTCACGACGACCTGCCCTGCATGGATGACGACGATGAACGTCGCGGTCGTCCCACGAATCACGTGGTCTTTGGCGAATCGTTCGCGCTGCTCGCGGGCGACACGCTTTTGACCGAAGCCTTCGGCCACATCGCCCGTCGCTACAATACCGATCCGGGAAAAGCGATCCGCTTGGTGCAACTGCTCAGCGAAGCGGCCGGCTACCGCGGCATGGCCGGTGGTCAGGCGCTGGATCTCGAAGCGCAGAAGGAGCTGCCGACGCGCGAGGGGCTGCTCGATATGCACGCCCGCAAGACCGGTGCGCTCTTTCGCGTGATTTGTGAAGGCGTGACCGTCGCCATCGGCAGCGAAGCGCCGGCGCAAGAGGCCGCGCGCGATTTCGGCGCGGCGCTGGGCCTTTGCTTTCAGCTCGCCGACGATATCCTGGATTCCACGCACGAAGTGGAAAAGGGAAGTTTGCCCGATTTGATCGGCGTCGCCGCGACTCAAGAACTTCTAGCTGCGGAAACCGCGCGGGCCTTGGCGCAGCTGGAGCGCCTGGGGGTGCGTCAGGGGCCGCTCGTCGAGATCGTCAAATGGAACCAAATCCGAAAAATTTAA